The following proteins come from a genomic window of Sebastes fasciatus isolate fSebFas1 chromosome 6, fSebFas1.pri, whole genome shotgun sequence:
- the LOC141769970 gene encoding natterin-3-like, producing the protein MMKLSVLLLLTLPSLSSAILNSVLLLDPSLEDRVPNITANESTNQALQTPAEIENKLDRSSSFNLDQTNLEWQIFNSSLPKGAISIYNKYVGRFDYVCQFWCMAGFYNPNIGPYCFYTADGKEYFSLFWPFEILVNKDNFEFMEWKDGSYGSVPPNSVKTCIGEVYVGKNEYGLGKVDVKDKVFYLPWKGSEYWYKTYQVLTFNKDIYTEDIFDVKYKTDGVKIIEYPPETMDKSSITNHESQSVTGTATLSKTTQVEHRWDTSFSITLGVKTTITAGIPSIFSTGIEFSAETTVQFTKGTTYTESVTHTVSVECTVPSNYSCSFSMVAYKYGADIPYTARLSRTYSNGETTWTSISGTYNSVQMGEIKAVVDRCEPVPDPTPVPERMMEEAP; encoded by the exons ATG ATgaagctgtcagtgttgctgctgTTGACCCTGCCGTCTCTGTCCTCAGCCATTCTAAACAGCG TCCTGTTACTGGACCCAAGTCTGGAGGACAGGGTTCCTAACATCACTGCTAACGAATCAACAAATCAAGCTCTTCAAACTCCTGCTGAGATTGAAAACAAGCTGGACCGGTCTTCCTCGTTCAACTTGGATCAAACCAACCTGGAATGGCAGATCTTTAACAGCTCTCTTCCCAAGGGAGCAATTTCAATCTACAACAAATATGTTGGACGGTTCGACTATGTTTGCCAATTTTGGTGCATGGCCGGCTTCTACAACCCTAACATAGGTCCTTACTGCTTCTACACCGCTGATGGGAAAGAGTATTTTAGCTTATTTTGGCCCTTTGAGATCCTGGTGAACAAAGACAACTTTGAGTTTATGGAATGGAAAGATGGCTCCTACGGTTCAGTGCCTCCGAATTCAGTCAAGACTTGCATTGGCGAAGTATACGTTGGGAAGAACGAGTATGGTCTTGGAAAGGTGGATGTTAAAGATAAGGTCTTCTACCTTCCCTGGAAAGGCTCTGAGTATTGGTACAAAACCTACCAGGTCCTGACCTTTAACAAAGATATATACACCGAGGACATATTTGATGTTAAGTATAAGACTGATGGGGTTAAAATCATTGAATATCCTCCAGAGACCATGGACAAGTCTTCCATTACCAACCATGAGAGCCAGTCAGTGACAGGGACAGCCACCCTCTCAAAGACAACTCAAGTGGAGCACAGATGGGACACCAGCTTTTCCATCACACTGGGCGTCAAGACTACCATCACTGCTGGAATCCCCTCAATTTTCTCTACAGGTATCGAGTTTAGCGCGGAGACAACTGTCCAGTTCACCAAGGGCACCACTTATACTGAGTCGGTCACCCACACTGTTTCCGTTGAGTGCACAGTTCCATCAAACTACTCCTGCAGTTTCAGTATGGTAGCATATAAGTACGGGGCAGACATCCCTTACACTGCACGCCTCAGCCGCACCTACAGCAACGGGGAGACCACATGGACGTCCATCTCGGGGACCTACAATAGTGTCCAAATGGGAGAAATCAAGGCTGTGGTGGATCGCTGTGAACCTGTACCTGATCCCACCCCCGTCCCTGAAAGAATGATGGAAGAGGCTCCATGA
- the LOC141769969 gene encoding natterin-3-like, with product MAQIPAPSSASLNSCEEKDNEPVLLLNPSLEDKVPQITAYESTNQAITAIRAVVLKGVENELNRSSSFNFDQTNLEWQTFDGSLPNGAVSIYNGYVGRTDYVAKYGNEAGFYNPDKGPYCHYPYGEKELRRSPFEILVNKDNFESLEWKDGSYGSVPPNSVKTCSSKDIYVGKNKYGLGKVHVKDKVFYLPWEGYEYWYRTYQVLTFNSDVISEDISEVKYKTDGVKIIEYPPETMDKSTINNNGRRLVTGTATLSKTTQVEQRWDTSFSITLGVKTTITAGIPSIFSTGIELSAAATFQFTKGTTHIESKTYAQSVNYEVPASHSCTVSMLAYKYGADIPYTARVCRTYRNGETKWTSISGTYNSVKVAEVQAFVDPCEPLPIAIY from the exons ATGGCCCAGATACCAGCTCCGTCCTCAGCCAGCCTAAACAGCTGTGAGGAGAAAGACAACGAACCAG TCCTGTTACTGAACCCAAGTCTGGAGGACAAGGTTCCTCAAATCACTGCTTACGAATCGACAAATCAAGCTATTACAGCTATAAGAGCAGTTGTTCTCAAAGGGGTTGAGAACGAGCTGAACCGGTCTTCCTCGTTCAACTTTGATCAAACCAACCTGGAGTGGCAGACCTTTGATGGCTCTCTCCCCAATGGAGCAGTTTCAATCTACAACGGATACGTTGGACGCACTGACTACGTTGCCAAATATGGGAACGAGGCTGGCTTCTACAACCCTGACAAGGGTCCTTACTGCCACTACCCCTATGGAGAGAAAGAGCTTCGTCGCTCCCCATTTGAGATCCTGGTGAACAAAGACAACTTTGAGTCTTTGGAATGGAAAGATGGCTCCTACGGTTCAGTGCCTCCGAATTCAGTCAAGACCTGCTCCAGTAAAGACATATATGTTGGGAAGAACAAGTACGGTCTTGGGAAGGTGCATGTTAAAGATAAGGTCTTCTACCTTCCCTGGGAAGGTTATGAGTATTGGTACAGAACCTACCAGGTCCTGACCTTTAACTCAGATGTAATCAGCGAGGACATATCTGAAGTTAAGTATAAGACTGATGGGGTTAAAATCATTGAGTATCCTCCCGAGACCATGGACAAATCTACCATCAACAACAATGGCCGCAGGTTAGTGACAGGGACAGCCACCCTCTCAAAGACAACCCAAGTGGAGCAAAGGTGGGACACCAGCTTTTCCATCACACTGGGCGTCAAGACTACCATCACTGCTGGAATCCCCTCAATTTTCTCTACAGGTATCGAGTTAAGCGCGGCGGCAACCTTCCAGTTCACCAAAGGGACCACTCATATTGAGTCGAAAACCTACGCTCAATCTGTTAACTACGAAGTCCCAGCAAGCCACTCCTGCACTGTCAGTATGCTGGCATATAAGTACGGGGCAGACATCCCTTACACTGCACGGGTCTGCCGCACCTACAGGAACGGGGAGACCAAGTGGACGTCCATCTCGGGGACCTACAATAGTGTCAAAGTTGCAGAAGTCCAGGCTTTTGTGGATCCCTGTGAACCTCTACCTATTGCcatttattga